A single region of the Scyliorhinus torazame isolate Kashiwa2021f chromosome 30, sScyTor2.1, whole genome shotgun sequence genome encodes:
- the gdpgp1 gene encoding GDP-D-glucose phosphorylase 1, with amino-acid sequence MAAPREEDPDGGPALPWAQAPVFSYSERDLIRSGVRWGGAAGSRFDAALRSAWDQRMSAGCFRYRLPSAGLPSRRLPGPRRFLAQLNPQRATERRPPQDIRSLRQPFEPERFNFTRIPAREVVFRLRREAGAEAGAEAQAEAVLVINVSPLERGHVLLLPEAARGLPQLLTREAAMRALELLFLSADPGLRLGFNSLGAAASVNHLHLHAYYLGQSLGLESAPSRPLLAPPAAGGRRFLPVHLLSEPPGRGLLLYTDGGDLARAALTLHALCALLLRRSLAHNLFLCRGCPPGLPPARPACRLGVRAVLWPRAARFGPKPLGQPFAVALCELAGHLPVYNPQDYRSLTEARVLDALGSHLLPEEQFSQLLEEVSQMLKE; translated from the coding sequence atggcggcgcccagggaggAGGACCCGGATGGGGGCCCGGCCTTGCCCTGGGCCCAGGCCCCGGTCTTCAGCTACTCGGAGCGGGACCTGATCCGGAGCGGGGTCCGCTGGGGGGGCGCCGCGGGCTCGCGCTTCGACGCGGCACTGCGCTCGGCCTGGGACCAGCGGATGTCCGCCGGCTGCTTCCGCTACCGCCTGCCCAGCGCCGGGCTGCCCAGCCGCCGGCTGCCGGGCCCGCGGCGCTTCCTGGCGCAGCTCAACCCGCAGCGGGCCACCGAGCGGCGGCCGCCGCAGGACATCCGCAGCCTGCGGCAGCCCTTCGAGCCCGAGCGCTTCAACTTCACCCGCATCCCGGCGCGGGAGGTGGTGTTCCGGCTCCGCCGGGAGGCCGGGGCTGAGGCCGGGGCTGAGGCCCAGGCTGAGGCCGTGCTGGTCATCAATGTCAGCCCCCTGGAGCGGGGCCACGTCCTGCTGCTGCCCGAGGCGGCCCGCGGCCTGCCCCAGCTGCTGACCCGCGAGGCCGCGATGCGGGCCCTGGAGCTGCTCTTCCTGAGCGCGGACCCCGGCCTGCGGCTCGGCTTCAACAGCCTGGGCGCCGCGGCCTCGGTCAACCACCTGCACCTGCACGCCTACTACCTGGGCCAGAGCCTGGGGCTGGAGTCGGCGCCCAGCCGCCCGCTGCTGGCGCCCCCCGCGGCCGGAGGCCGCCGCTTCCTCCCCGTCCACCTGCTGAGCGAGCCGCCCGGCCGCGGCCTGCTCCTCTACACGGACGGCGGCGACCTGGCGCGGGCCGCCCTCACCCTGCACGCCCTGTGCGCGCTGCTGCTGCGCCGCTCGCTGGCCCACAACCTCTTCCTGTGCCGGGGCTGCCCGCCCGGCCTGCCGCCCGCCCGGCCCGCCTGCCGCCTCGGCGTCCGCGCCGTCCTCTGGCCCCGCGCCGCCCGCTTCGGCCCCAAGCCGCTCGGCCAGCCCTTCGCCGTGGCTCTGTGCGAGCTGGCCGGCCACCTGCCCGTCTACAACCCCCAGGACTACCGCAGCCTGACCGAGGCCCGGGTGCTGGACGCCCTCGGCTCCCACCTATTGCCCGAGGAGCAATTCTCCCAACTCCTGGAGGAAGTCAGCCAGATGCTGAAGGAGTAA